A single genomic interval of Sinorhizobium garamanticum harbors:
- a CDS encoding nuclear transport factor 2 family protein, protein MHDLDHIAEAYIAAWNETDAAKRGTLVERAFTPEIGYRDPVMQGEGHEAINTLIAGVQRQFPGFRFALKGKPDGFADTIRFSWTLGPNGTSVIEGTDFGLIEDGRLKQVTGFLDKIPAQ, encoded by the coding sequence ATGCACGACCTCGATCACATTGCCGAAGCCTATATTGCCGCCTGGAACGAGACCGATGCCGCAAAGCGCGGCACGCTTGTCGAAAGGGCGTTCACACCGGAGATCGGCTATCGCGACCCGGTCATGCAGGGCGAGGGCCACGAGGCGATCAACACGCTGATTGCCGGTGTCCAGCGTCAGTTCCCCGGCTTCCGCTTCGCCCTGAAGGGCAAGCCGGACGGGTTCGCCGACACGATCCGCTTTTCCTGGACGCTCGGGCCGAACGGAACCTCTGTCATCGAGGGCACGGATTTCGGCCTCATCGAGGATGGCCGGCTGAAACAGGTGACCGGCTTCCTCGACAAGATCCCGGCGCAATGA